In Bacteroides cellulosilyticus, the genomic stretch GTTTGTGGGCTGGTTCTGAAAAGGCACAAATTGAATACATGACGAAAATTCACGACAGCTTCCGAGAAAACGAAAAACCCGAATGGCTGACAATGGAGCAAATCAAAGAATACAGCAATGCTATGGAAGTAACACAAGAATAATTCAAAAAAAATACCGTAATAACCTTTAACGGAGGTGTTGCGGTATTACAGTATTACAAATAAGGGTCGGAGTTTGAGAACATACCCTCTTATAATTGAGAGGGTAATAATAGTCCCTCTTTTATAATTATATCATTCTATTCCTTTTTTATATTTCTGCAAAAGGAATAGCATTCTTCTTTTATATTAATTATTTTTCATTTTATCTCCCATCTATTCTTCATCCTATCACCGGTTTGGTTTTATCAAATGCAAAGGTCGGCTATCGCGCTTGATCCTGCTACTTGAAGTGTATTTCTTACAAAATTCTTCCTTCCTGCGCAAGAGTAATTTGGCAAGAAAAGTTGCCGTATGAAGCTGTATCGACATCCGTTTACCGCATCCATAAATCCCAAAACGGTTCAATCAGTAAAGAACCGACAATATGGGAAATAAAAGTTAATACTAACCAATTCTTTAAACATTAAAATCATGCCTAATTATGTAACAAACCGTTTAGAAATAAACGTAGACAGAGAAACAGTACAAAATGTGATGGATTTCTTAAAAGGAAAAACTGATGAAGACAGTACGCCTTGCTATATTGACTTCAACAACATTATCCCTATGCCAAAGGACTTACTGATAGAAGCGTCCACTTCTGGGGAATTTGGTATGCAGTATATCATAGCACAGCAACGTAAACCGTTCAATTCACAGGACGACCTGAAAGTCATTCAATGGATGGAAATTCAGGAGGAAAAAGTCAGGGAAGAAGCATTACAACTTGGAATGACATATCTGAGAAACTGGGGAAAATACGGTTATCCTACTTGGTATGAATGGTCTATTGCCAACTGGGGTACAAAATGGAATGCCTTTAATCAGAATTTTGAAGAACCGAACGTGCTTTGGTTTGATACGGCTTGGGAAGGTGTGCCTCTGCTTATCCAAACACTCTCCGAGATATTTCCGGACGTCGAGTTTCAATATGCCTATGCGGATGAAGACCTTGGTTCCAACGTGGGCAAAGGGACTATCCGAAATGGAGAAACCGACATGACATTCCCCGATAACGGAAGTAACGAAGCCTTTGAAATTGTCTTTTTCGTAAAACCGGGATTAGAGGAATACTTGGAACTGACAGACGAGGGGTATAGGTGGAAAGCCTAAACATCTCCGGACAGACAATATCTGACATGTATTCAGGGTATATCTCAACCGATATATCCTGGATTCCTGTTGCCGGAAGCTCCGTTTATATTTATTCCATTCCACTTCCTTTTTACAATTTCACGCCTCTTGAACCAGTCTTTTTTGACCGTATTTACCCATCCCTTGGCTGGCCTACTTATCATCTTTGAAGCTGCTTTTACTGAAACCGCCAAACACGCCCTTCAAGAGCTTGCCGACAACCCAGAATACCAGCAATACAATTATAATATCTCCCATAAGTCTTACTTTTATAGTTTTAACAATAATAAAAATACAAAATAATAACCGAAAAACAAATATACGATCCTGATTATCTGAAAATTCTATCAGGAGTTACCTTCATTTGTTCCGTCCTCTTTCGGGTTCTGTTTGACACGCGGACCGCTGGTTTGGCCACGATCAAGTTTTACGCCATATTTATTGAGTATGCGCCAAATAGAACTTTTGCTGCTAAAACCGCTTGCAGCCCAAATGTCATCGAAAGAATGCCCGTTGATATACATATCCACGATTGTCTTATCTCGTTCAGCTTTAGGTAATACCTTCGGCACAGCCGGGGCTTTGATATTCTGGCGTAACTTCTCGACATGAGCGGAATATTTTCGTAGTGCGGCAATTTCTTCCGGAAATGCCCCTATTATCCACAACACATCGGCTGCTGTCGTACCGGGGAATAATTCACCGCGAGTATCAACTCTGTCATGAATGGATATGACACGTACAATTTTGATACGGCATAGTTCGATGAACGCGGCCAGTTCTCTTAAACCGCGTGCAGCATTGCTGAATTTGGATATGACTATTTCATCGCCCCTTTGAAGATTCGCCATAAGCTGTTTCCACATAGGTCTCAATGTTTCATGTTCAACTGTTTCCTCTACGATTTGTACACAACCATATCGCTGCATCCATTCTCTCTCAGCATCAAAACTGTCATTATTTTCCTTGAATATATAGCCAACTTTTGCCATTTTAATATACACTGTTTTGATAACAAGTGCAAATATAGCACTTTCATTTTAATCTAAAATCATATCGTGGCAAAAATCTCGCTAAATCCTTTTTTTAGCTTTTTTTCTTGCACTTGTTTTCATTGATAATCATATTATTAATATGATACCAAAAATTATACTAAATGCGATATAAAAGGGCTTTTACAATAAAAATAATATATAGATTTGCATCGTTAAATATGAATTGTTAAATATGAAAATTTTAAAATCATACTACAAGACTCCATCATTTTTGACTGGAAGATGTATCGTTTCATTGGCCATATTGGGCCTGATATCATGCAGCGATAGAAATGGCAAATCATTGTCTGAAGCTACGAACGATCCTGCCGGAATATACAGGGAGTACTTGTACAATATACGACGTCAGAAAGATTCCTCATTTCAAGTATTGACCAAGCATATCCTACAATGGCAAACAGTAAAAGACTCTGTTTTTAGGTATCTCCGGAATGATACGCTCAGCCACCCCCATTCCAATCAGCGTGAAGAGTGTATCAGACTGCATGATTCTATCCGCACTGAGTTCTCACGCTTAGCCCTCTCAAAGACGCGTACTTATCAGGAACTTTTGGCTCTCAAAGGAGAGTTCTCACCTTATAACAATGATGAGGAACTGCATCATGCCGCTGGAGAAATCCGCCCGTTTTTCAACTCACTGGATAATCTTCCGCTTCATAAGGGTAACAAAGAGGAAATCCTTGCGGCTTACCGTATGTTACTGACCCGAACTATCCGTAACGGCATACATAGCCGCAATGAACTGATTACTTATATCACTAAAGAAGATGCTATATTCCGTGCGTTCCTCTCTCACTTGCACGATTTCGAAGGTGAGAGTATGGCTGACATCACACGTGGTACTGAACAGTGTTGTTCGCAGATATTCTTTGCCGCTGAGAGAAAGGAGATTACCTATCGGGAGGCTATGCTTTATTTGACAATGCGCACCAATCGTCGCCAAATACAAAATATGCAGATTTGTATAGAAGATGTTCGGAACAAAAAAATCAAGACTTCTTCGCAAGCACATGCTTATATATGGATGCTTATCCACCCTTATACTTCATTGGACGGATTCTCTATGACATTGCTTTCCGATAAAGAACGGAAACAACTTGACAGGATGGCGGCACAGACACCTGTGGCGTTCAAAACCTTGAGCCGAATCCTGCAATCGGAAAGTGGTCAACTGACTGAACTGCCAGGAATGCTTATGGATATTTTCATACAGACGCTCTAACAATATAAAAAATGAATATGTTACGACATTTTTTCAATGACTTTATGACATTTGTCCCTCTGCAACTACCGCAACTACTCGATGTGACGACAATGGAGGAAGCACAATTCTACGGTGACTACGCCCTACTGACCTTCCCGCTACGCGACCCTTACGATTTGGAGGAAGTGATGGATCTGTTTGAGGACGATATGGAGCTTATAACTCTCTACCACCACATCCCCACGCACGCTGACAAATTCGGGCATAGCACCTGTGCATACTCCAACCCGGCATTTGGACAGATGTTCAAGATGAATTGCAAGACAGATGCAGACGGTAAGGTAAATAGCATTCTTGTCACCATCTATGATTCTCTTGAGCAGATGTACGGCGAGCTGTGCCTTGATTTGGATCTTCATTCCAAAAGTGGCACATTCAAGTATAAGAAGAACAAAGACGATCTCTTGATGGATTTCCTTTAATGGTCATGTTATGCGGGACACACTATACCGACAAATGGTTTATTGGATTAGGGAATACCGGACATGGATAGAGGTTGTTGATGACAATTTCTATAAGGAGTATGCTTTGTCAAGAAACGGATATATCAATTACATTGTTTCCCGCACGTTGGTACTGCGGGCTTACAAAGACAAAGGCTCATACGCCAAAGGCATGACATGGACAATTCCGGAACATAAACTGGATAAGGCATTGGCAGCCTACCGTAAGCAGGAGCATACGTTCAAGCAACGTATTAAGAAAGCAGCGATATACCTTTCACCGAGGGACGCCGAAGTTATCAT encodes the following:
- a CDS encoding recombinase family protein, whose amino-acid sequence is MAKVGYIFKENNDSFDAEREWMQRYGCVQIVEETVEHETLRPMWKQLMANLQRGDEIVISKFSNAARGLRELAAFIELCRIKIVRVISIHDRVDTRGELFPGTTAADVLWIIGAFPEEIAALRKYSAHVEKLRQNIKAPAVPKVLPKAERDKTIVDMYINGHSFDDIWAASGFSSKSSIWRILNKYGVKLDRGQTSGPRVKQNPKEDGTNEGNS
- a CDS encoding LPD11 domain-containing protein; this translates as MTIEEVLQHDLKFRYMLLGRLQADCEYYLGFGNKSSRRLWAGSEKAQIEYMTKIHDSFRENEKPEWLTMEQIKEYSNAMEVTQE